The Salvelinus fontinalis isolate EN_2023a chromosome 31, ASM2944872v1, whole genome shotgun sequence genome has a window encoding:
- the lhfpl4b gene encoding LHFPL tetraspan subfamily member 3 protein isoform X1 codes for MAMTPHTAEVARLYQTEFIRSARAVGVLWAVCTLCFAIIEVVILIQPSWVGTREVHYQGGGPVPKSGTLGLFEVCVESDWPVPECRGSLSTLTPLPAFQSPAVLVCMSLTMVWSSVGCLSLFRFCNAATVYKICAWLQLTAGFCLALACVLFPDSWDCADMRDLCGDGVTSFSSGNCSVHWAFVLALLGVLDAAILATLAFVLGNRQDALLPEDTKDGENSTIYYSTHNALCNISCYSVIDCMFVYSMCNSVLLYVSHCFALFLARSQL; via the exons ATGGCGATGACCCCCCACACCGCTGAGGTAGCTCGTCTCTACCAGACAGAGTTTATCCGTAGCGCCCGGGCGGTGGGCGTCCTCTGGGCTGTGTGTACCCTCTGCTTCGCCATCATCGAGGTTGTCATCCTAATACAGCCCTCCTGGGTGGGCACCAGAGAGGTTCACTACCAGGGAGGAGGCCCCGTGCCAAAGTCTGGCACCTTGGGACTGTTCgag GTGTGTGTGGAGTCTGACTGGCCGGTCCCAGAGTGTCGTGGCTCCCTGAGCACTCTGACCCCTCTCCCAGCCTTCCAGTCTCCCGCCGTGCTGGTTTGCATGTCCCTGACCATGGTCTGGAGCAGCGTCGGCTGCCTCTCCCTCTTCAGGTTCTGCAACGCCGCCACCGTCTACAAGATCTGCGCTTGGCTGCAGCTTACTGCAG GGTTCTGCCTGGCTCTCGCCTGCGTGCTGTTCCCTGACTCGTGGGATTGTGCGGACATGCGGGACCTGTGTGGTGACGGGGTGACCAGTTTCTCCTCCGGAAACTGCTCTGTGCACTGGGCCTTTGTCCTGGCCTTGTTGGGCGTCCTGGATGCTGCCATCCTGGCCACTCTGGCCTTTGTACTGGGCAACCGACAGGACGCTCTGCTGCCAGAGGACACCAAGGACGGTGAGAATAGCACCATATACTACAGCACCCACAATGCCTTGTGTAACATATCCTGTTAttctgttattgactgtatgtttgtttactccatgtgtaactctgtgttgttgtatgtgtcgcactgctttgctttattcttggccaggtcgcagttgtaa
- the lhfpl4b gene encoding LHFPL tetraspan subfamily member 3 protein isoform X2, with protein sequence MAMTPHTAEVARLYQTEFIRSARAVGVLWAVCTLCFAIIEVVILIQPSWVGTREVHYQGGGPVPKSGTLGLFEVCVESDWPVPECRGSLSTLTPLPAFQSPAVLVCMSLTMVWSSVGCLSLFRFCNAATVYKICAWLQLTAGFCLALACVLFPDSWDCADMRDLCGDGVTSFSSGNCSVHWAFVLALLGVLDAAILATLAFVLGNRQDALLPEDTKDVTGFLLSA encoded by the exons ATGGCGATGACCCCCCACACCGCTGAGGTAGCTCGTCTCTACCAGACAGAGTTTATCCGTAGCGCCCGGGCGGTGGGCGTCCTCTGGGCTGTGTGTACCCTCTGCTTCGCCATCATCGAGGTTGTCATCCTAATACAGCCCTCCTGGGTGGGCACCAGAGAGGTTCACTACCAGGGAGGAGGCCCCGTGCCAAAGTCTGGCACCTTGGGACTGTTCgag GTGTGTGTGGAGTCTGACTGGCCGGTCCCAGAGTGTCGTGGCTCCCTGAGCACTCTGACCCCTCTCCCAGCCTTCCAGTCTCCCGCCGTGCTGGTTTGCATGTCCCTGACCATGGTCTGGAGCAGCGTCGGCTGCCTCTCCCTCTTCAGGTTCTGCAACGCCGCCACCGTCTACAAGATCTGCGCTTGGCTGCAGCTTACTGCAG GGTTCTGCCTGGCTCTCGCCTGCGTGCTGTTCCCTGACTCGTGGGATTGTGCGGACATGCGGGACCTGTGTGGTGACGGGGTGACCAGTTTCTCCTCCGGAAACTGCTCTGTGCACTGGGCCTTTGTCCTGGCCTTGTTGGGCGTCCTGGATGCTGCCATCCTGGCCACTCTGGCCTTTGTACTGGGCAACCGACAGGACGCTCTGCTGCCAGAGGACACCAAGGACG TGACTGGGTTTCTGCTGTCTGCATAG